One genomic region from Rattus norvegicus strain BN/NHsdMcwi chromosome 10, GRCr8, whole genome shotgun sequence encodes:
- the Faap100 gene encoding Fanconi anemia core complex-associated protein 100 isoform X2 — translation MQLFECPHAGEEPRPGGQVGEVQLSTCTPPGGVPGEPTAPCFLPVLCCVFPPDSRAPHGHPQGCGCFMLEEALFGLLFGVDASLLQSPVVLCGLPDGQLCCVALKALVTSELAPGDPKVLVKILHHLEEPVIFIGALRAEPQEEEEEEAVRELLPVENVHSDCLVALGHQGRTLAIRASWSESGNLVPELREYYLPGPVLCAACGRDGHMYHSTPSDLCVVDLTRRDSTWNPEKPDGAIGSLPSTLCPASLNICSALALCVTARAPTGGTELLVLSSKGRLITCSLDLNPEAPVPTKMAVANAGQKIKELLLDIGDVSERVSFLKKAVDQRNKAITSLNEAMNVSCALLSSQEGDRPISCTITTSWSRLELRDMLMATCTLDNSSSFSLDQGWTLCIQVLTSSSALDLDGTGSAFTYTIPVDRLGPGSRREVTLPLGPSESGVLDLPVTMSCWLFYSLREVIGEALAPSDPLEVPYLEKLPLNLPKQEGVCLPLCKRTVDMLQCLRFPGVASHPAQAPSVPGPACDPVETFLKTCQGPGSEPTGAASLRAKYLPPSTASIRVSAGLLRAALEDGHSGFHLCSATLCWLLAENAAVDVLRAQALSSIQGIAPDGTDVNLIVHEVAVTDLSPAGPIQAVEIQVESSSLANMCRAHHAIIRRIKTMVTEQAAQGSSPPDLRMQYLQQIHANHQELLREVQTLRDQLCTEDEVSSCSTAQKLLQIYKQLRNPSLVLL, via the exons ATGCAACTCTTTGAGTGTCCCCATGCAGGGGAGGAGCCTCGGCCTGGAGGCCAGGTCGGTGAGGTGCAGCTATCCACCTGCACCCCTCCAGGTGGGGTGCCGGGGGAGCCTACAGCCCCCTGCTTCCTGCCAGTACTGTGCTGTGTGTTCCCACCAGACTCCAGGGCACCTCATGGTCACCCCCAGGGCTGTGGGTGCTTCATGCTGGAGGAGGCTCTCTTTGGTCTACTCTTTGGAGTTGATGCCAGTCTCCTGCAGTCCCCTGTGGTCCTCTGCGGTCTCCCTGATGGCCAGCTTTGTTGTGTGGCCCTGAAGGCTCTGGTTACTTCTGAGTTAGCCCCTGGTGACCCAAAGGTCCTGGTCAAGATCCTCCACCACCTAGAGGAGCCTGTGATCTTCATTGGGGCTTTGAGGGCAGAgccacaggaggaggaggaggaggaagcagtaAGAGAGCTGCTGCCTGTCGAGAATGTGCACTCTGACTGCCTAGTAGCCCTTGGTCACCAGGGCCGGACACTGGCCATCAGGGCCAGCTGGAGTGAGTCAGGGAATCTGGTTCCAGAGCTTCGTGAGTATTACCTCCCGGGGCCTGTGCTCTGTGCCGCCTGTGGCAGGGATGGCCACATGTACCACAGCACCCCCTCAGACCTCTGTGTGGTAGACCTGACTCGGAGAGACAGTACTTGGAACCCTGAGAAGCCAGATGGGGCCATAGGAAGCCTGCCCTCCACGCTGTGCCCAGCCAGCTTGAACATCTGCAGCGCCCTTGCTCTGTGTGTGACAGCAAGGGCACCTACAG GTGGCACCGAGCTCCTGGTCCTGTCTTCTAAAGGACGCCTGATCACCTGCAGTCTGGACTTGAACCCTGAGGCACCTGTGCCTACCAAGATGGCTGTGGCAAATGCAGGCCAGAAAATTAAGGAGCTGCTCCTGGACATTGGCGATGTCTCTGAGAG GGTGTCCTTTCTGAAGAAAGCTGTTGACCAGCGCAACAAGGCCATAACAAGTCTCAATGAGGCCATGAATGTGAGCTGTGCCCTGCTGTCCAGCCAGGAGGGCGACCGGCCCATCTCATGTACCATCACCACCTCCTGGAGCCGCCTGGAGCTGCGAGACATGCTGATGGCCACCTGCACACTGGACAATAGCAGCAGCTTCAGCCTGGACCAGGGCTGGACCTTGTGCATTCAGGTGCTGACTAGTTCCTCTGCCTTAGACCTGGATGGGACTGGTTCAGCTTTCACCTACACCATTCCAGTGGACAGACTGGGCCCAGGCAGCCGGCGGGAAGTGACGTTGCCCCTGGGCCCTAGTGAGAGTGGTGTGCTCGACCTGCCTGTGACCATGTCCTGCTGGCTCTTCTATAGCCTCAGGGAGGTGATAGGTGAGGCCCTTGCCCCCTCAGACCCTCTAGAGGTCCCCTACCTGGAGAAGCTccctctcaaccttcctaagcaAGAGGGTGTCTGCCTGCCCCTGTGCAAGCGCACAGTGGACATGCTTCAGTGCCTGCGCTTTCCTGGCGTGGCCTCACACCCTGCCCAGGCCCCCAGTGTGCCTGGCCCTGCCTGCGATCCTGTGGAAACTTTCCTGAAGACCTGCCAAGGCCCTGGCAGCGAGCCCACTGGTGCCGCCTCGCTACGGGCCAAGTACCTGCCTCCATCCACAGCCTCCATCAGGGTGTCTGCAGGCCTCCTCAGAGCTGCCCTAGAAGACGGTCACTCAG gCTTCCACCTGTGCAGTGCTACCCTGTGCTGGCTCCTTGCCGAGAATGCTGCTGTGGATGTCCTGAGGGCCCAGGCACTGTCTTCTATCCAGGGAATAGCCCCAGATGGGACGGATGTCAACCTCATCGTGCATGAG GTAGCTGTGACTGATTTGAGCCCTGCAGGGCCCATCCAGGCTGTAGAGATCCAAGTAGAGAGCTCCTCTCTGGCCAACATGTGCAGGGCGCACCATGCCATCATCAGACGAATAAAG ACGATGGTCACAGAGCAAGCAGCCCAAGGCTCCAGCCCACCTGACCTCCGTATGCAGTATTTACAGCAGATCCATGCCAACCACCAG
- the Faap100 gene encoding Fanconi anemia core complex-associated protein 100 isoform X1: MWAVPSQVLSQNDARASAAYNLAPEQPLLNRMAGASSRVHYLSDFCCPLGGRAAGKPHVLRHDAEVFLSTGREFVYVYDQEGGLLTAVYQFPDQVWHLQLLATRRALYVLCARTGIYCLSLDSLDRSGSQACEDKEDETHPYPVIHVDPDACVLPDAALCAFTVLDDVLVTLAQGPTQWKMQLFECPHAGEEPRPGGQVGEVQLSTCTPPGGVPGEPTAPCFLPVLCCVFPPDSRAPHGHPQGCGCFMLEEALFGLLFGVDASLLQSPVVLCGLPDGQLCCVALKALVTSELAPGDPKVLVKILHHLEEPVIFIGALRAEPQEEEEEEAVRELLPVENVHSDCLVALGHQGRTLAIRASWSESGNLVPELREYYLPGPVLCAACGRDGHMYHSTPSDLCVVDLTRRDSTWNPEKPDGAIGSLPSTLCPASLNICSALALCVTARAPTGGTELLVLSSKGRLITCSLDLNPEAPVPTKMAVANAGQKIKELLLDIGDVSERVSFLKKAVDQRNKAITSLNEAMNVSCALLSSQEGDRPISCTITTSWSRLELRDMLMATCTLDNSSSFSLDQGWTLCIQVLTSSSALDLDGTGSAFTYTIPVDRLGPGSRREVTLPLGPSESGVLDLPVTMSCWLFYSLREVIGEALAPSDPLEVPYLEKLPLNLPKQEGVCLPLCKRTVDMLQCLRFPGVASHPAQAPSVPGPACDPVETFLKTCQGPGSEPTGAASLRAKYLPPSTASIRVSAGLLRAALEDGHSGFHLCSATLCWLLAENAAVDVLRAQALSSIQGIAPDGTDVNLIVHEVAVTDLSPAGPIQAVEIQVESSSLANMCRAHHAIIRRIKTMVTEQAAQGSSPPDLRMQYLQQIHANHQELLREVQTLRDQLCTEDEVSSCSTAQKLLQIYKQLRNPSLVLL, encoded by the exons ATGTGGGCGGtaccctcccaagtgctgtcaCAAAACGATGCGAGGGCAAGTGCTGCATACAACCTTGCACCAGAGCAACCTCTGCTCAACAG GATGGCGGGCGCTTCCTCGCGCGTGCACTATCTGTCGGACTTCTGCTGCCCGCTCGGAGGCCGAGCGGCGGGGAAGCCCCATGTGCTGCGACATGATGCGGAGGTCTTTCTGTCCACCGGGCGCGAGTTCGTCTATGTGTATGACCAGGAGGGCGGGCTGCTGACG GCGGTGTACCAGTTTCCCGACCAGGTGTGGCACCTGCAGCTCCTGGCCACCCGCAGGGCACTCTACGTCCTGTGTGCCCGGACTGGCATCTACTGCCTGTCGTTGGACTCACTGGACAG GTCTGGGAGCCAGGCCTGTGAGGACAAAGAGGATGAGACTCACCCTTACCCTGTGATCCATGTGGACCCAGATGCCTGTGTTCTCCCTGACGCTGCCCTCTGTGCCTTCACTGTGCTGGACGATGTTCTGGTCACCCTGGCACAGGGCCCCACCCAGTGGAAGATGCAACTCTTTGAGTGTCCCCATGCAGGGGAGGAGCCTCGGCCTGGAGGCCAGGTCGGTGAGGTGCAGCTATCCACCTGCACCCCTCCAGGTGGGGTGCCGGGGGAGCCTACAGCCCCCTGCTTCCTGCCAGTACTGTGCTGTGTGTTCCCACCAGACTCCAGGGCACCTCATGGTCACCCCCAGGGCTGTGGGTGCTTCATGCTGGAGGAGGCTCTCTTTGGTCTACTCTTTGGAGTTGATGCCAGTCTCCTGCAGTCCCCTGTGGTCCTCTGCGGTCTCCCTGATGGCCAGCTTTGTTGTGTGGCCCTGAAGGCTCTGGTTACTTCTGAGTTAGCCCCTGGTGACCCAAAGGTCCTGGTCAAGATCCTCCACCACCTAGAGGAGCCTGTGATCTTCATTGGGGCTTTGAGGGCAGAgccacaggaggaggaggaggaggaagcagtaAGAGAGCTGCTGCCTGTCGAGAATGTGCACTCTGACTGCCTAGTAGCCCTTGGTCACCAGGGCCGGACACTGGCCATCAGGGCCAGCTGGAGTGAGTCAGGGAATCTGGTTCCAGAGCTTCGTGAGTATTACCTCCCGGGGCCTGTGCTCTGTGCCGCCTGTGGCAGGGATGGCCACATGTACCACAGCACCCCCTCAGACCTCTGTGTGGTAGACCTGACTCGGAGAGACAGTACTTGGAACCCTGAGAAGCCAGATGGGGCCATAGGAAGCCTGCCCTCCACGCTGTGCCCAGCCAGCTTGAACATCTGCAGCGCCCTTGCTCTGTGTGTGACAGCAAGGGCACCTACAG GTGGCACCGAGCTCCTGGTCCTGTCTTCTAAAGGACGCCTGATCACCTGCAGTCTGGACTTGAACCCTGAGGCACCTGTGCCTACCAAGATGGCTGTGGCAAATGCAGGCCAGAAAATTAAGGAGCTGCTCCTGGACATTGGCGATGTCTCTGAGAG GGTGTCCTTTCTGAAGAAAGCTGTTGACCAGCGCAACAAGGCCATAACAAGTCTCAATGAGGCCATGAATGTGAGCTGTGCCCTGCTGTCCAGCCAGGAGGGCGACCGGCCCATCTCATGTACCATCACCACCTCCTGGAGCCGCCTGGAGCTGCGAGACATGCTGATGGCCACCTGCACACTGGACAATAGCAGCAGCTTCAGCCTGGACCAGGGCTGGACCTTGTGCATTCAGGTGCTGACTAGTTCCTCTGCCTTAGACCTGGATGGGACTGGTTCAGCTTTCACCTACACCATTCCAGTGGACAGACTGGGCCCAGGCAGCCGGCGGGAAGTGACGTTGCCCCTGGGCCCTAGTGAGAGTGGTGTGCTCGACCTGCCTGTGACCATGTCCTGCTGGCTCTTCTATAGCCTCAGGGAGGTGATAGGTGAGGCCCTTGCCCCCTCAGACCCTCTAGAGGTCCCCTACCTGGAGAAGCTccctctcaaccttcctaagcaAGAGGGTGTCTGCCTGCCCCTGTGCAAGCGCACAGTGGACATGCTTCAGTGCCTGCGCTTTCCTGGCGTGGCCTCACACCCTGCCCAGGCCCCCAGTGTGCCTGGCCCTGCCTGCGATCCTGTGGAAACTTTCCTGAAGACCTGCCAAGGCCCTGGCAGCGAGCCCACTGGTGCCGCCTCGCTACGGGCCAAGTACCTGCCTCCATCCACAGCCTCCATCAGGGTGTCTGCAGGCCTCCTCAGAGCTGCCCTAGAAGACGGTCACTCAG gCTTCCACCTGTGCAGTGCTACCCTGTGCTGGCTCCTTGCCGAGAATGCTGCTGTGGATGTCCTGAGGGCCCAGGCACTGTCTTCTATCCAGGGAATAGCCCCAGATGGGACGGATGTCAACCTCATCGTGCATGAG GTAGCTGTGACTGATTTGAGCCCTGCAGGGCCCATCCAGGCTGTAGAGATCCAAGTAGAGAGCTCCTCTCTGGCCAACATGTGCAGGGCGCACCATGCCATCATCAGACGAATAAAG ACGATGGTCACAGAGCAAGCAGCCCAAGGCTCCAGCCCACCTGACCTCCGTATGCAGTATTTACAGCAGATCCATGCCAACCACCAG